TCAGCCCCGTTCGCAGCCGTCCTGAATTTGAAAAAACGAGCCGTTTGAGACCATCCATAAACGCTCAACAAGGCGATCGCCGGCACGAGCGGAGCCCGCATTCGCATGTTGGTCCAATAGAAGAGATGCACCAGTGTGAAACTAAAAAGCAACCAGATTAACGGCTCCCATTTTTTCTCTCTCTTCCAGATTACCAGAAAAAGTCCGCCCAGACAGCCGAATAGAATCGCAGTGTAATAACCGGCGATGCCCCAGCCGATTACCGAGTGAGAGGTAATGGTGGAGCTTGTCAGAGGAGAAATGTTCCAGAAACGTTTCAATCGCAGCAGGCAAGCCTGTACGAATAAATCGGTCTGTTCCGCAATATTGTGTTTTGCCCGCTGATACATCCAGCGATCTCGCTCCTGCTCTGTTTTGATCGGCGGATCTGTCTGCGCCATATCTTGTTCCAGGCTTTTTTGCCAGACATCCAGGCTTTTTCCTGACCAGACAGCGCCCCACGGTTGCTGGACGACTTCTTTGTAAAAGACCGGATTATTCCCCAGCAGCAAGGTATAGCCGCCATGCGTGGTCGACAGAATCGGAGACTGAAACACCAGCAGATTGCGAATGACCCAGGGAGAGACCGCCAACATGATACCGGCAGCGAGGACAGCAAGTCGCTTCAGTTCGCTTTGTTCAATCAAAGCCGTTTTAACGCTGCGAAAATGGAGTAACAACGTGCTGGCACAGCGGAAAACCAGCCAAATGCCGAAGAACGCCAGATAAGTCGGGCGGCACAGAATCGCCAGTCCCCAGACAATGCCAGTCCAGAAAGTAAGCGTTTTCCGCGCCTGCGTCTCGGAGGGCACCGGATCTGTTGAAAGACTGGTGACCAATAAAAAGAGTAACAGACTCGTGAGAAATGCAGCGAGCACTTCCGTCATCGCATAGGTTGTATATTGCAGCAGAATCGGATCAGTGGCGACAATCGCAGCAGCCACCAGAGCCGCTCCTTCCATTTGAAGTGCTTTTCCCGCTTTCCAGGTAAACCAGACAGTGAGCATTCCCAGAATGATTTGTACAATGCCGACACCAACCGAACCTGCGTTCAGAAAATAAATCACTGCTAACAGACACGGGTAAAGCGGAGGCCGAAATGCAGTCGGACGAATTTCTGTTTCCTGCCCAAGGTTGCTGGAAGAGAACCCGTTTCCCTCCGTCAGGTTTCGGGCAATCGCGATGTAAGCATCCCGGTCTTGCTTTAGTTGATCGCTCTGCAGAACCACCATTGTCAGACGCAGCCCCCCCGCCAGGATCAGGAGCAACAGCAGGGCGATACTTAAGAATCCAGGTTTTGTCACAGACATCAATCCAAAGAGACGTGAATGGCGGTTCCCGAGTCAGCCCGCTTGATTTTTACATTTGCCTGAGCAGGCACTTTGATCCTCAAAGCTTTGATAACACGGCAGTTAACCGGTAGGAGACTGCATCAAGTATGCAGGTTTCGCATTTTAGAAACAAGGGGACACTCCCGACTTGAGATGGGGTTTTTATGAGATTTCTGACGACTGTAGGGGCTGAAAGTGGGCTCGGGGCGGAATGATCCAGATATCTGGAAATATCGATGCTAATGGTTCTGAAGTATTCAGGTTGGAAAAAATCAACACGTTGCAAAAAACCATCACTTTATAATGAAATCATGGTTTCTGTGAGCTATAGTTCGACAAGAGTAGATGTGTTGCGTGAGCATCGGAAGCATTCCTGAGTCATTGCAACGGGCCGAATTTTAATCGTATTGCCTGGCAGGCAGCAGGAAATGGTCTCCCCCTATGAGTCGTCAACCGCAGAGCTGGCTGGAATCATGGGTGAACCTGCTCTATCAACTCCGCTGGGTCCTGCTGGTCGCATTTCTGGTCCTGACTGGCTTCGCTTATTTTCCCGCTTCAAAGCTCACATTCGAGCAATCAATCGAGTCACTCTACGCCAAAGATGACCAGCATCTACTCGATTACCTGGAAAGCAAAAAATTGTTTGGTGGCGATGAATTTGTCTTCGTTGCCTACACCGTACCGAATCTGCTGAAGCAGGAAGACACGAAAGAAGCAGAACAGAAACAGCCAGAAGAGGCTGAAAAACAGAATCCTCTGGAAGAAGTCCGCCGCTTTTCTCAGGAACTCAGTCAGGTCCCGGGCATCAATGCGGATGTCACTCAGAATCTGGCAGATGCGCTCTCATCCTCGAAACTCAATCTGATTCTTCGGATTTTGATTCGCAGAAAACGGGATGAGCTGATCGAACTCTCGCGCGGGGTACTGATCGGCGATGACAATGAAACCACCGCTATCGTTCTACGTCTGCTCCCCGAAGACAAATCCCCCGTCCCGCGCAGTGAAACATTCAAACGTATTCGTGAACTTGCACATGCACACGAGCCCCGCGCTTACGTCGTTGGTGAGCCAGTGCAGGTTTATGACATGTTCCGCTATGTGGAAGAAGACGGTGACGTTTTGTTTAAAGTGTCGCTTAGCTTGCTCGCCGTTGTGCTGCTGATTTTGTTTAGACGACTTCGCTGGGTCTTACTTCCGCTGCTGGTCGTGATCTGTTCGATCTGGTGGACGGAAGCCGTTCTTGTCATCGGCAATTTACAGCTGAGCATGGTCAGTTCTATGCTGAATTCTCTGGTAACAATCATCGGCATCGCCACCGTCGCGCATGTCGCCGTTCATTTTCAGGCACTGCAGAGACAGAATGTCCCGCGCCCGGATGCCATCCGGCAGACCATGGTCGAACTGTTACCTGCGATTTTCTGGACTTGTGCCACCACCGCTGCCGGATTCCTTTCGCTGCTGACCAGTGAAATTGCCCCCGTCCGAAGTTTCGGCATCATGATGGCACTGGGCACCCTGATGGTTCTGATCGCCTCTACTGTATTGTTACCCGGCGGCATTTCATTGGGGTACCTGAGAGCCCCCTTGCAACATTCGTCCGATAAAGGCCTGGAGCGTTCTCTCAAAAAGGTATTTGAGATGAATGAACGTTATCCCAAACGGATTCTGTGGGGAACGCTTCTGTTTGTCCTGTTTTGCTCAGTAGGATTCACTCGGTTAACAATTGAAACCGATTTCAGTAAAAACTTTCGTGACTCCAGTGAGATCGTCAAGGCACTGGATTTCGTCGAAACCCGACTCGGCGGCGCATCTACCTGGGAAGTCAACTTCTCCGCACCTCCTCGTCTGAATGAAGAATATCTGGATCGTGTGCGTGCTCTGGCCGAAGATCTGCGTCAGGTCAATCCTCCGAACAAAACACAACTGACAAAAGTGATCTCCATTACTGACACGCTCGATTTTGTGCCGAAAAAACCGTTCGCCTCCGATCCAATCCAGTCCAAGCTGGACATGATCAAAGACCTGCAGGCCGATTTTGAAAGCAGCCTTTATAATGCCAAACAGGGGCAGATGCGGATTGTCTTACGTGCCCTCGAGCGACAGTCCGCCGAAGAGAAACTCTCGCTGATTCACAAAGTCGACGCCCTTGCAAAAAAACATTTCCCCGGTTCGGAAACGAAACAGGCTGACTCGAAAGCGAAGTCCGTTCACGACAAACCAGGCAAGGCAGCTGGTATTTTTATTCTACTCGCTTATCTGATCGACAGCCTGCTAAAAGACCAGCTCTACAGCTTTCTGCTCGCCGCCACCAGCATCTGGTTAATTATGTCACTTGCTTTCCGTAGCTTGAAACTGGGACTGATTTCCATGGTCCCCAACCTGTTTCCTATTATCGTTGTCATTGGCGCCATGGGTTGGTGCGGACTGACTTTGAATATCGGCACCGCGATGATTGCCAGTGTTTCCATGGGGCTCACCACCGATTCCAGTATTCACTTTATCTCCAGCTTCTTAAGAAAACGCGCGCACGGTGCTACCACGGTTGATGCTCTCAGGGCGACGCATCACAGTGTTGGCCGGGCTATTATTTATGCCACGAGTGCCCTGGTCGCGGGTTTCAGCGTTCTCACCTTGTCGCACTTCATTCCCCTGATTTATTTCGGGGCGCTGGTGAGTGTCGCCATGATCGGCGGTGTGTTTGGCGACCTGGTCCTGATGCCGATACTATTGCAGATGACCTATCCCGACAAAGCGGAATCAGCTGCGTAATGGCAGCGGCTTGTATTTTCGCTGATCCATACCCACATAACGCGACATTGGTTGATACAGATGATTGTTTTCTGTCTGCTCAATAATATGCGCGATCCAGCCTACTAAGCGTGAAACGGTAAAGATCGGTGTGAATAGTTCCGGTTCAAAACCGAGATAATGCAACAGGCGGCTGGCATGCCATTCAACGCGCGGATGGACTTTCTGAATTTTGCCCATCATCTCTTCAATGGTATCAGCGGCTGCTTCCATCTCTGATTGCCCCAACGCATTTGCCAGTTGAGAACAATAGTCTTTCAATACAGCCGACCGCGGATCGCGGGCTTTATGGTGGGAACTTTCAAAACCCAGCACCCGTTTGCCTTTGGTAATTTCCTGGCAAACCCAGTCTTTTGCATTGCCGGAGTACATCGCTTCCTGCAACGCATCCAGAACCCCTGCTCCGGAACTGCAATGCAACTGGCCGTTGATCGAACCGATGGCAGAACAAACGGCAGAATACAGCGGACTGCCCGTAGAAGCCACAACACGTGCGGCAAAGGTAGAAGGCGCCAACCCGTAATCAGCGTACATAATTAAAGCAGCGTTAAATGCTTCTTCTTCCAGTTGGGAAGGCTCATCTCCCTTGAGCATATACCAGAAACTGCCGGCGTAGGAATGATGAAAATTCGGCTCGACCGGCGTTGAGCCGTTGACCTGATGGTATCGGTAGGAAATCAGCTGAGGCAGCATGGCCAGCAGGTATTGAGTATTCGAGACTTCCGACATGAACATGCCGTATTCCATTTGCGGATCGAAGTGCGCCAGCAGACTCACTCCTGTACGAATGACTTCCATCATATCGATATGGGACGGAATCGCCTGGACAGCAGCGATGACCGGTTGAGGAAGAGAACCGCTTTCGACCAACAGCGTTTGAAAGTCAGCCAGTTGTTCATGGCTGGGAAGCTCGCCATGCAGGAGCAGGTAAGCCACTTCGATAAACAAGGCTTCCCCGGCTAACTCATCAATGGGATACCCTCGATAGGTCAATCCATCCTGAACCTGGGATATCTCAGTCTCTGTCGCAATAATCCCGGACAAGCCGGGGCGATAAGGGTGACGTTCCATGTCGGTAACCTTCCGCTCTTCCTGAATTGGTAAATTGTAGGCACTCCATTCGGATTTGATTATAAACCAAATTCAAAACAGAATCGACATCCCTTATGGGGCGATTTCCCGAAGATTAGGGAAATAATTTACAGGTACCTTTTCTTCCTTGACGGCTCATTTTTGAACTGGCACAGAAATGAGTTCAGCGAGCCCCGTAAATCAGCCTTCAGGAGTCTTCGTCCGTTGAGATCAGACGGCCTGCCCCTGCATCAAGTAATTTTTGGGCGGCCTGAATTCCAATTTCGGTCGCTTCGTCAAAAGTACCACTGGCGGTCGCGGTAATCCGCTCCTGTCCGTCGCCGCTTAACACAACCGCTTCTAAAGTCAGCCGGTCGTCTTCGATGCGGGACAACGCACCAATCGGCGCATGGCAACCGGCACGCAGAAACGCCAGCAGGCTTCGCTCGGCGGTGGTAGCGGCTTTGGTTGATGGATCCGAAATCGCATTCAGGAATGAAGCTGTTTCGCTGTCATCGGCGCGGCACTCAATTCCCAGCGCCCCTTGTCCAACCGCAGGATAAACTTCCGGCGGAGTCAGTAACAACGACGTACGCTGCTCCAGTAGCTCCAGACGAACCATGCCCGCTTCCGCCAGACAGAGCGCATCGTATTCACCCGCGTCCAGTTTTTTCAGACGCGTTTCCACATTGCCGCGGACTTCCTGCATCTGCAGATCCGCACGCTGGTTTAACATTTGGGCTCGTCGCCGCAAGCTGCCGGTTCCGATCCGGGCCTCTGCAGGTAGATCAGAAAGTTGCTCCACCGCTTCCGCATCTTGTGGAAAGATCAGCACATCATACAGCGGACCTCGTTCGGGAATCCCCGCCAGCTGTAAGCCGGGCGCCTGTTCGGTGGGCAGATCTTTCAAACTGTGAACGGCAAGATCGGCGCGGCCATCAAGGACCGCTTTCTGAACTTCGCGCGTAAATACACCCAGTCCGCCGAATTCCGACAGCGGGGAAGTCAGGTCCCGGTCACCTTCTGATGTAATATGCACAATTTCGATCGGGCGTTCGATCGATTTCGATTTCAACAGGTCCGCAACATAATAAGCTTGCCAGAGCGCCAGGCGGCTGGCACGGGTCGCAATCCGCAGAGGACGTTGTTCAGACGTCTGATTCATCAATTACTTTCTAAAGACATGTTGTTCAATCTGCTCTGGTGCAGCAGGTCAATTGGTTTCCGGTGGTTTTTCTGGAGTGTCAGGTTGATCGGGCAACGATTCTTCCGGTTTGGTTTCCGTTGTCGCGTGCTCATCTTCTATCGTCGAGGTTTGAGTGGTCGGCTCTGGTGGTGCGATCTGCACTTTGAATCCGGCCAGTTTACGATCGCCCAACAAGCGTTTGCCCAGTTCTTCTCTTAACAGTTCATCTGTCACTTTCTGCTGAGGAGGCACCAGCACACCACATGAAAGACAGAACTGAAATGCCTGATCAACGGTGATATTCAGGTCGACAATTTCGCTCTTGGGAACGCTCATGGTATAACCCGTGACCGGCATCGGAGAG
This genomic interval from Gimesia alba contains the following:
- a CDS encoding glycosyltransferase family 39 protein, which translates into the protein MTKPGFLSIALLLLLILAGGLRLTMVVLQSDQLKQDRDAYIAIARNLTEGNGFSSSNLGQETEIRPTAFRPPLYPCLLAVIYFLNAGSVGVGIVQIILGMLTVWFTWKAGKALQMEGAALVAAAIVATDPILLQYTTYAMTEVLAAFLTSLLLFLLVTSLSTDPVPSETQARKTLTFWTGIVWGLAILCRPTYLAFFGIWLVFRCASTLLLHFRSVKTALIEQSELKRLAVLAAGIMLAVSPWVIRNLLVFQSPILSTTHGGYTLLLGNNPVFYKEVVQQPWGAVWSGKSLDVWQKSLEQDMAQTDPPIKTEQERDRWMYQRAKHNIAEQTDLFVQACLLRLKRFWNISPLTSSTITSHSVIGWGIAGYYTAILFGCLGGLFLVIWKREKKWEPLIWLLFSFTLVHLFYWTNMRMRAPLVPAIALLSVYGWSQTARFFKFRTAANGAEVNRHKD
- the hemC gene encoding hydroxymethylbilane synthase yields the protein MNQTSEQRPLRIATRASRLALWQAYYVADLLKSKSIERPIEIVHITSEGDRDLTSPLSEFGGLGVFTREVQKAVLDGRADLAVHSLKDLPTEQAPGLQLAGIPERGPLYDVLIFPQDAEAVEQLSDLPAEARIGTGSLRRRAQMLNQRADLQMQEVRGNVETRLKKLDAGEYDALCLAEAGMVRLELLEQRTSLLLTPPEVYPAVGQGALGIECRADDSETASFLNAISDPSTKAATTAERSLLAFLRAGCHAPIGALSRIEDDRLTLEAVVLSGDGQERITATASGTFDEATEIGIQAAQKLLDAGAGRLISTDEDS
- a CDS encoding efflux RND transporter permease subunit — protein: MSRQPQSWLESWVNLLYQLRWVLLVAFLVLTGFAYFPASKLTFEQSIESLYAKDDQHLLDYLESKKLFGGDEFVFVAYTVPNLLKQEDTKEAEQKQPEEAEKQNPLEEVRRFSQELSQVPGINADVTQNLADALSSSKLNLILRILIRRKRDELIELSRGVLIGDDNETTAIVLRLLPEDKSPVPRSETFKRIRELAHAHEPRAYVVGEPVQVYDMFRYVEEDGDVLFKVSLSLLAVVLLILFRRLRWVLLPLLVVICSIWWTEAVLVIGNLQLSMVSSMLNSLVTIIGIATVAHVAVHFQALQRQNVPRPDAIRQTMVELLPAIFWTCATTAAGFLSLLTSEIAPVRSFGIMMALGTLMVLIASTVLLPGGISLGYLRAPLQHSSDKGLERSLKKVFEMNERYPKRILWGTLLFVLFCSVGFTRLTIETDFSKNFRDSSEIVKALDFVETRLGGASTWEVNFSAPPRLNEEYLDRVRALAEDLRQVNPPNKTQLTKVISITDTLDFVPKKPFASDPIQSKLDMIKDLQADFESSLYNAKQGQMRIVLRALERQSAEEKLSLIHKVDALAKKHFPGSETKQADSKAKSVHDKPGKAAGIFILLAYLIDSLLKDQLYSFLLAATSIWLIMSLAFRSLKLGLISMVPNLFPIIVVIGAMGWCGLTLNIGTAMIASVSMGLTTDSSIHFISSFLRKRAHGATTVDALRATHHSVGRAIIYATSALVAGFSVLTLSHFIPLIYFGALVSVAMIGGVFGDLVLMPILLQMTYPDKAESAA
- a CDS encoding citrate/2-methylcitrate synthase; translation: MERHPYRPGLSGIIATETEISQVQDGLTYRGYPIDELAGEALFIEVAYLLLHGELPSHEQLADFQTLLVESGSLPQPVIAAVQAIPSHIDMMEVIRTGVSLLAHFDPQMEYGMFMSEVSNTQYLLAMLPQLISYRYHQVNGSTPVEPNFHHSYAGSFWYMLKGDEPSQLEEEAFNAALIMYADYGLAPSTFAARVVASTGSPLYSAVCSAIGSINGQLHCSSGAGVLDALQEAMYSGNAKDWVCQEITKGKRVLGFESSHHKARDPRSAVLKDYCSQLANALGQSEMEAAADTIEEMMGKIQKVHPRVEWHASRLLHYLGFEPELFTPIFTVSRLVGWIAHIIEQTENNHLYQPMSRYVGMDQRKYKPLPLRS